The sequence below is a genomic window from Oligoflexus sp..
TGGGATCTTGGACTTCAGCTCCTATGGATTGGCGCCAGGGATTTGAAGCGTTTTGGCTATGACGAGCATTTCAAGGTCTATGATCTGGACGTAAGCAGCCCGACCTTTGGTCAGGTCAGCGAACCGAAGAATCTGGCCGCACCCGCCTTCTGGTTTGGAAACTTCCGCAGCCGTTTTCATGCGACGGAAAACTATGACCTCACGTTTCGCATCAACAACCTTTTTGACTTTACCCAGACAGCCTATGGCGACAGCCCCACGACCTGGCATTACCATTTGAATCATGCCCACTTCGATAATTTTCATACCTGGGGACCGCTGATGGGACGCGAATATTTCGGAGGTTTGGAGGCCCGCTGGTAGGAAAAGACCGGATCCCTGAGGATCCGGTCCAAGGCCTTTTTTCAGCTCTTATGCATGAGACTCCTGGGGGATCCAGGATGGAAAAGGATCATGGCCCAGGTAGGAGATTGACGAAGATTTCGTGAGACAGGCATCCAGGCTCTGCTCGATAAAGTCCTGATTCAGATCGATGCCGATCACAACCAGCTCCTGAGCCGGTGGTGTTTCATCCTCGGCCCAGTATCCGCCCGGCTCCAGCACACAGGAGCGGGACGCGAGGGACAGAATCGCGGCCTGATCGGGACGCGAGGCTAGCCAGATAAAGCCTTTGGCCCTTAGGATTCCCTCCTCCCAGGCGCTTTCCAGAAACTGGTAGAGACGTTCCGGGTCGAAAGGCTGCGCGCGCCGATAGACAAAACTGGAGAGTCCATAGGCGGCTGTTTCCGGTTGATGTTCACCGCGAATTTCCGCGAGCCAGCCGCGTGCAAGAGCGGCTTCCTCGAAGTCGAAGCGTCCGGTATTCAGGATTTTGGTCAAGGGCACCTGCCCCTGTTGCGTGCGCAGAATCTCGGCGCGTGGATTGAGCCGCCGCAGAAGGGCCTCAAGGAAGACCAGGTCCTCTTCCATCACGCGATCAATCTTATTGACGAGAATGACATT
It includes:
- a CDS encoding GTP-binding protein encodes the protein MSLLPTTVLSGFLGAGKTTVLQNILRNRDGLRVAVIVNDMSELNLDAAMIKNQDYSLSRTEEKLVELSNGCICCTLREDLLLEIRRLAAEQRFDYLLIESTGVSEPLPVAETFTFADEAGQSLSEIARLDTMVTVVDAYNFLLDYKDAETLAERGLALEESDERNIVDLLIEQVEFANVILVNKIDRVMEEDLVFLEALLRRLNPRAEILRTQQGQVPLTKILNTGRFDFEEAALARGWLAEIRGEHQPETAAYGLSSFVYRRAQPFDPERLYQFLESAWEEGILRAKGFIWLASRPDQAAILSLASRSCVLEPGGYWAEDETPPAQELVVIGIDLNQDFIEQSLDACLTKSSSISYLGHDPFPSWIPQESHA